The following proteins are encoded in a genomic region of Oncorhynchus kisutch isolate 150728-3 linkage group LG4, Okis_V2, whole genome shotgun sequence:
- the polh gene encoding DNA polymerase eta yields the protein MDYGKKRVVALVDMDCFYVQVEQRLNPALKNTPCVVAQYKTWKGGGIIAVSYEARAHGVTRNMWADDAKKLCPDLQVARVRESHGKADLTHYREASVQVFEVMSRFAVLERASIDEAYMDLTAAIEQRLKSMTDQQVDPQLLKTSHVQGYPRAPLDQEEAAQDTTTDKEERRSSGLQQWLSSVSGGSGCAELQLALGAVIVEEMRAAVEQHTGYRCSAGISHNKVLAKLACGLNKPNRQTLLPLGSVPELFNSLPIGKIRNLGGKLGASITETLEVENMGDLTRFSQAQLGQHFGDKTGQWLYDMCRGIDFEAVKPRQLPKSIGCSKNFPGKTSLTTREQVQHWLYQLALELEERLTKDRELNGRVAKQLTVGVRQLCDKRHSSFSRCCSLARYDATKISSDSFAILKSLNTAGNHQAAWTPPLTLLHISASKFSDSPSAGAGGIASFLSSDVTSTQASTQSCSGSKDSTPKRSGAIQSFFQRSAEKQRKEEEGEEEENDRGYGTFVPPSSFPVSFSVVERSVSEKKTTTSTVSSTSCHSSSVVSSSASPHTGITSFFQRKTLGRNQQPVTAASHSDNLATGRTRCSTVGYDTIGSVQLLTDTVGYEIAGSYTAPGAEICDDQTANVKGQHTKHTQLTSSNQAEDQSLGSGEGTCTLSEEKQSVGSDLPYYPPSDPPQCLASVAKEDLLTCECCGQDVLAWEMPEHNDYHFALDLQNSFSSTSTTTNTSLHSSSFSSVSTAFCPPLRAGTLQLSRGKTRARGQSTPQPKRPRSQGGSTGTLDSFFKRN from the exons ATGGATTATGGGAAGAAGAGGGTTGTGGCGTTGGTGGATATGGACTGTTTCTACGTGCAAGTGGAACAGAGGCTGAACCCAGCGCTGAAAAACACACCGTGTGTGGTCGCACAGTACAAGACATGGAAGGGAGGCGG TATCATAGCTGTGAGCTATGAGGCCAGGGCCCATGGTGTCACCAGGAACATGTGGGCAGACGATGCCAAGAAACTGTGCCCAGATCTCCAGGTTGCAAGGGTCAGAGAGTCACATGGGAAGGCAGACCTCACCCA TTACCGGGAGGCGAGTGTACAGGTGTTTGAGGTGATGTCACGCTTCGCTGTGCTCGAGAGGGCCAGTATTGACGAGGCCTACATGGACCTGACTGCTGCAATAGAGCAGAGATTGAAAAGCATGACTGACCAGCAGGTAGACCCTCAGCTCCTGAAGACCAGCCACGTCCAGGGCTACCCACGGGCTCCTCTTGACCAGGAAGAGGCAGCACAGGACACCACAACTGATAAAG AAGAGCGAAGGTCCAGTGGCCTGCAGCAGTGGCTGTCCTCTGTGTCAGGCGGCTCTGGCTGTGCAGAGCTGCAGTTGGCTCTGGGGGCTGTGATCGTCGAGGAgatgagggctgcagtggagcagcacACAGGCTACCGCTGCTCGGCAGGGATATCCCACAACAAG GTGCTGGCTAAACTAGCCTGTGGTCTGAACAAACCCAACCGCCAGACACTCCTGCCATTAGGCTCTGTTCCAGAGCTCTTCAACTCACTTCCCATTGGCAAAAT CCGAAACCTGGGGGGTAAGCTGGGGGCGTCCATCACAGAGACCCTGGAGGTAGAGAACATGGGGGATCTAACCCGCTTCTCTCAGGCCCAGCTGGGACAGCACTTTGGAGACAAGACTGG CCAGTGGCTGTATGACATGTGTCGGGGGATTGACTTTGAGGCAGTGAAGCCCAGACAACTCCCTAAATCCATCGGCTGCAGCAAGAACTTCCCTGGGAAGACATCTCTCACTACCAGAGAGCAG GTGCAGCACTGGCTCTATCAGCTGGCTctggagctggaggagagactgACCAAGGACAGAGAGCTG aATGGTCGTGTGGCTAAGCAGTTGACTGTCGGTGTAAGGCAGTTGTGTGATAAAAGGCACAGCAGTTTCTCTCGGTGCTGCTCGTTGGCACGCTACGACGCCACCAAGATCTCCTCGGACAGCTTCGCAATCCTCAAGAGTCTCAACACAGCAGGGAACCATCAGGCAGCATG GACTCCTCCCCTCACCCTGCTCCACATTTCGGCTAGTAAATTTAGTGATTCACCCTCTGCCGGGGCCGGAGGAATCGCCAGCTTCCTGTCCAGTGATGTCACTTCCACCCAGGCCTCCACTCAATCTTGCTCTGGTTCAAAGGACTCCACCCCCAAGAGATCCGGCGCCATCCAGTCCTTCTTCCAAAGATCTGCAGAGAaacagaggaaggaggaagagggagaggaagaagagaatgaTAGGGGCTATGGAACCTTTGTCCCGCCTTCCTCTTTTCCTGTGTCTTTTTCTGTAGTAgagaggagtgtgtctgagaaaaaaacaacaacctcaACTGTCTCTAGTACATCTTGTCACTCTTCTTCTGTTGTCAGTTCTTCAGCCAGCCCCCATACTGGCATCACTTCCTTCTTTCAGAGGAAGACACTTGGGAGAAACCAGCAGCCCGTAACCGCAGCCTCACACAGCGACAATCTCGCAACAGGCAGAACAAGATGTTCCACAGTAGGATATGATACAATAGGGAGTGTCCAACTTTTAACAGACACAGTTGGGTATGAAATAGCAGGAAGTTACACAGCTCCGGGAGCTGAAATATGTGACGATCAGACTGCGAACGTAAAAGGACAACACACTAAACATACTCAACTCACTAGTTCAAACCAAGCAGAGGACCAATCTCTGGGGTCTGGGGAGGGAACTTGTACTCTATCAGAGGAAAAACAGTCTGTGGGGTCAGACTTGCCCTACTATCCCCCTTCTGACCCGCCTCAGTGCCTGGCCAGTGTGGCCAAAGAGGACCTGCTGACCTGTGAGTGCTGTGGCCAGGACGTGCTGGCCTGGGAGATGCCTGAACATAATGACTACCACTTTGCCTTGGACCTACAGAACTCTTTCTCCTCTACAAGCACAACCACCAACACCTCTCTTCATTCCTCCTCTTTTTCCTCTGTTTCAACTGCCTTCTGCCCCCCTCTCAGGGCAGGCACCCTTCAGTTGTCCCGGGGGAAGACGCGGGCTAGGGGCCAGTCAACACCCCAGCCTAAACGGCCCCGCTCCCAAGGTGGTAGTACTGGTACGCTGGACTCCTTCTTCAAGAGGAACTGA